A window of the Trichocoleus sp. FACHB-46 genome harbors these coding sequences:
- a CDS encoding HhoA/HhoB/HtrA family serine endopeptidase has protein sequence MKPALLKVLLDSNPVSKSMLSRFLPLVGMSMLLLGSCTPASRLLPSQPRTEQGVGSVKNETPDRPLTPTAEDTNFVVEVVERVEPAVVQIDTAQRVRNRAPSGLNDPFLREFFGGRPEAPRERVIRGSGSGFVMSADGQILTNAHVVNQADVVTVSFPGGQSYEGKVLGADPVTDIAVVKIPATNLPTVEMGSSKNVRPGQWAIAIGNPLGLQETVTLGVVSATDRSGSDIGVSDKRIGFIQTDAAINPGNSGGPLLNARGQVIGINTAIIGGAQGIGFAIPIDTAQQIAQTLITQGKVLHPYLGVQLVALTPEVREKLESRNIEIPAQEGILILQVGPNSPADKVGIQPGDVLQQINNQPVSSPDEVQRLVEQSGVGRPLPIQLQRGDRSLQVSVVPEPLPAPTE, from the coding sequence ATGAAACCTGCGTTGCTGAAAGTTTTGCTCGACTCCAACCCAGTCTCCAAAAGTATGCTTTCCCGTTTCCTACCGCTGGTGGGGATGAGCATGCTACTACTGGGCAGTTGCACACCAGCAAGTAGGCTTTTACCCTCACAGCCGCGCACAGAGCAAGGAGTAGGCAGCGTCAAGAATGAAACTCCTGACCGTCCGCTGACTCCCACCGCTGAAGACACCAACTTTGTTGTAGAAGTTGTGGAGCGGGTAGAACCTGCGGTCGTGCAGATCGACACAGCGCAAAGGGTAAGAAACCGAGCCCCAAGTGGCTTGAATGACCCTTTTCTGCGAGAGTTTTTTGGTGGGCGGCCAGAAGCACCGAGAGAACGAGTGATTCGCGGGTCAGGTTCTGGTTTTGTCATGAGTGCTGACGGCCAGATTCTGACCAATGCTCATGTGGTTAACCAAGCGGATGTCGTGACGGTCTCTTTCCCAGGCGGGCAGAGCTATGAGGGCAAGGTGTTAGGAGCGGACCCAGTGACAGACATTGCTGTCGTCAAGATTCCAGCCACCAATCTGCCCACGGTGGAAATGGGGAGTTCTAAAAATGTCCGACCAGGGCAGTGGGCGATCGCGATCGGCAACCCCTTAGGCTTGCAGGAAACCGTAACCTTAGGAGTCGTCAGCGCCACCGATCGCTCTGGCAGTGATATTGGAGTTTCAGACAAACGCATTGGCTTTATCCAAACCGATGCGGCAATTAATCCAGGCAATTCCGGCGGGCCGTTGCTGAATGCTCGCGGTCAAGTAATTGGTATCAACACGGCCATCATTGGCGGCGCTCAAGGCATTGGCTTTGCCATTCCGATTGATACAGCGCAACAAATCGCCCAAACCCTGATCACTCAAGGAAAAGTTCTACATCCTTACCTGGGTGTGCAACTGGTAGCCCTGACCCCAGAAGTGCGAGAGAAACTAGAGAGTCGCAACATTGAGATTCCAGCGCAGGAAGGGATTCTAATTCTGCAAGTAGGCCCCAATTCGCCCGCCGACAAAGTGGGGATTCAGCCAGGAGACGTGCTCCAGCAAATTAACAACCAGCCTGTCAGCTCACCCGATGAAGTCCAGCGCTTAGTTGAGCAGAGTGGCGTGGGGCGTCCATTACCGATTCAACTTCAACGAGGCGATCGCTCCTTACAAGTCTCCGTCGTGCCCGAACCTTTACCTGCCCCGACCGAGTAA
- a CDS encoding CHAT domain-containing protein: MFYPILPPELPLAATAAPTAKAIALSSPTLSQSTAIALPPANALAGPSAPETFRPETIASSNTLASPEETQLLAQAIVPAGDGVGTVVTPSGDRYDITGGQRSGDGSNLFQSFSQFGLSPGQIANFLATPDVQNILARVVGGEASWIQGLIQVSGSNANLYLINPAGIIFGSNASLNLPAAFTATSANAVGFGDQWFNAAGSNNYAALGGNPTSLAFTMSQPGAIANSGNLTVGSGQSLSLIGGTVVNTGNLTAPMGEITVAAVPGQSLVQLSQSGSLLSLQVQPPTSANSTAWAFPIPTLPELLTGGDGSNATQIGVNANGQVRLSGSGVGLDVSPGTALVAGKLDTAGAVGGTVRVLGDRVGVVGATLEASGTTKGGNILVGGNYQGKGPLPNAARTDISSDAVLNANANQNGDGGQVVVWADGTTGFSGKINARGAGTGQGGSAEVSGKQTLLFRGEADLSAPQGQTGTLLLDPINITVVAGAGGPDDAQLADGQILAGDGGAAPFTISEAALESLAGNTNVVLQATNDILINPLSDTNLSFAIGVGAITFTADVDGVGGGSFSMPANNTIRTGGRSLTISGTDLNLGNIDTSSTTTGGAVQLSATNTLSVGAINTSASGLTTPTGGPVNLSAISDIRFDTIDSRGINLGLGGGAGGDVAIATTRGTVSGLVALPNGATIDATGSADNAGVAIQTAGGAANLPFTVNAGTPLNGLLGTVNAGTAPLTTGSFPILATGGLASGTPNGISIASVNTPPALGSTPALPNTAFETPITFTYADLAPTLADVDLDNMALVINSVPAGTLTVNGVPVIPGTTVLAPGDALVYTPAAGATGLATAFTLAASDAVSLSTPTAIAINIGSPPPPPPPPEPPVSPLPPVPPPVPEPPVLEPPVSPLPPPEPEPPVSPPPPTFRSDLAAPLEGPPRQLSLELATLPCNSLDLDIYALEERVSQEFETYLSKPRRGPNNNLTDICEHLDLVERATGVKPAILYATFVPAALLPGQALAANPSQPQPRDDDQLELILITAKGNPIRQRIPGASRAKVLQMAQQFRDDLTDPANRDTTNYLPAAQQLYQWLVAPLEAELKARKVENIAFIMDEGLRSLPIAALHTGQQFLVEQYSLGIMPSLSLTETLYQGLKQSEVLAMGASEFQDQKPLPAVPVELSAIQAGWAGQSFLNEAFTLRNLEAQRQKQPFEIIHLATHAEFQPGSPSNSYIQLWDRKLSLTDLPELGWNDPPVQLLVLSSCRTALGDRQAELGFAGVAYQAGVKSVLASLWAVDDEGTLALMTEFYQKLKTAPIKTEALRQAQLAMIRGQVRVDRGKLESASESVTLPPELAELGTKDLSNPYYWSAFTMIGSPW; this comes from the coding sequence ATGTTCTACCCAATTCTGCCGCCCGAACTACCCCTGGCTGCTACTGCTGCCCCAACTGCAAAAGCGATCGCGCTCAGTTCGCCAACGCTCTCCCAAAGTACAGCGATCGCTCTCCCGCCTGCTAATGCTCTGGCTGGCCCCAGCGCTCCCGAAACCTTTAGGCCTGAAACTATAGCTAGCAGCAATACCCTGGCTAGCCCTGAGGAGACTCAACTTCTAGCGCAGGCAATTGTTCCGGCGGGAGATGGGGTAGGAACTGTCGTCACACCGAGCGGCGATCGCTACGACATTACCGGGGGACAGCGTTCTGGCGATGGCAGCAATCTCTTTCAGAGTTTTAGTCAGTTTGGGTTAAGCCCAGGCCAAATTGCCAATTTTCTCGCAACTCCTGACGTTCAGAATATTCTGGCGCGCGTGGTGGGAGGTGAAGCTTCTTGGATTCAAGGCTTAATTCAGGTCAGTGGCAGCAATGCCAATTTGTATCTGATCAATCCTGCTGGCATCATTTTTGGCTCCAACGCCAGTCTTAACTTGCCTGCTGCCTTTACGGCGACAAGCGCGAATGCTGTGGGTTTTGGCGACCAATGGTTCAACGCGGCGGGCAGCAACAACTATGCAGCTTTAGGTGGCAACCCCACCAGCTTGGCCTTTACGATGTCGCAACCAGGGGCGATCGCAAATAGTGGCAATTTAACGGTTGGTTCGGGTCAGTCGCTCAGCTTGATCGGGGGCACCGTGGTTAACACCGGAAACCTAACAGCACCAATGGGTGAAATTACCGTTGCGGCTGTCCCAGGTCAAAGTTTGGTGCAACTAAGTCAATCTGGAAGCCTACTGAGCTTACAAGTTCAGCCTCCGACTAGCGCCAACTCAACCGCTTGGGCATTCCCGATTCCGACGTTGCCAGAACTACTCACAGGCGGCGACGGCAGCAATGCTACCCAGATCGGTGTAAATGCCAATGGTCAAGTTAGGCTCAGCGGTTCTGGCGTTGGGCTGGATGTGTCTCCGGGAACTGCATTGGTCGCAGGGAAGCTGGATACGGCTGGGGCAGTAGGCGGCACAGTGAGAGTGTTAGGCGATCGCGTCGGTGTCGTCGGCGCAACCCTGGAAGCATCGGGTACGACAAAAGGCGGCAATATCTTGGTGGGAGGCAACTACCAAGGCAAAGGCCCCCTGCCCAATGCTGCTCGCACTGACATCAGCTCTGACGCGGTTTTGAATGCCAACGCCAACCAAAACGGGGACGGCGGCCAGGTTGTAGTTTGGGCAGATGGCACGACCGGATTCTCTGGCAAAATTAATGCGCGGGGTGCAGGTACGGGTCAGGGCGGATCGGCAGAGGTTTCGGGTAAGCAAACTCTGCTGTTTCGCGGGGAAGCAGACCTCAGTGCCCCTCAGGGCCAGACAGGCACCCTGCTGCTCGACCCTATCAACATTACAGTCGTGGCGGGGGCAGGTGGCCCAGATGATGCTCAACTAGCCGATGGGCAAATATTGGCAGGAGATGGCGGCGCAGCTCCTTTCACCATTTCGGAGGCAGCATTAGAAAGCTTGGCAGGTAATACCAATGTGGTTTTGCAGGCGACCAATGATATTTTGATCAACCCGCTCTCTGATACAAATCTCAGCTTTGCGATCGGTGTGGGTGCCATTACTTTCACTGCTGATGTCGATGGCGTGGGAGGAGGTTCCTTCTCTATGCCAGCTAATAACACGATTCGGACAGGTGGGCGATCGCTGACCATTTCTGGAACTGATCTCAACCTGGGCAATATTGACACCAGCAGCACCACCACGGGGGGAGCAGTTCAGTTATCCGCAACCAACACCCTCAGCGTGGGGGCAATCAATACCTCTGCTAGTGGCTTAACGACACCGACTGGGGGACCAGTTAACCTGAGCGCCATTAGTGACATTCGTTTCGATACCATCGACAGCCGAGGCATCAACCTGGGGCTAGGCGGAGGAGCCGGGGGAGATGTCGCGATCGCCACGACTAGGGGAACGGTGAGCGGGTTAGTGGCACTACCGAATGGAGCCACAATCGATGCCACTGGCTCTGCTGACAATGCTGGGGTGGCGATTCAAACGGCGGGCGGTGCCGCTAATCTTCCGTTCACTGTCAATGCCGGAACTCCACTCAATGGTCTTTTAGGAACGGTCAATGCGGGGACTGCTCCTTTAACAACAGGAAGTTTTCCAATTTTGGCGACGGGTGGTTTAGCCAGCGGCACACCTAATGGCATCAGCATCGCTTCGGTGAATACGCCCCCCGCTCTGGGATCTACCCCCGCTCTGCCGAACACCGCGTTTGAAACGCCGATCACCTTCACCTACGCCGACTTAGCTCCTACCTTGGCTGATGTTGACTTAGACAATATGGCGTTGGTGATTAACTCTGTTCCGGCTGGAACCTTGACCGTGAATGGAGTGCCTGTCATACCTGGGACAACCGTGCTGGCTCCCGGCGATGCATTGGTTTATACCCCTGCTGCGGGGGCCACAGGGCTAGCCACCGCCTTTACCCTCGCGGCGAGTGATGCTGTGTCGCTCTCGACTCCTACAGCGATCGCTATCAACATTGGCAGTCCACCGCCACCGCCGCCACCACCAGAGCCGCCGGTGTCACCGCTACCACCAGTGCCACCACCGGTACCAGAACCGCCCGTGCTAGAGCCGCCGGTGTCACCACTACCACCGCCAGAGCCAGAGCCACCAGTATCACCGCCACCACCTACTTTCCGCTCAGATCTAGCGGCCCCTCTAGAAGGTCCACCCCGACAGTTGTCTTTGGAGTTGGCTACTTTACCTTGCAACTCGCTGGATTTGGACATTTACGCTTTGGAGGAGCGGGTGAGCCAGGAATTTGAGACTTATCTCAGCAAACCTAGGCGCGGTCCCAACAACAATTTGACTGATATTTGCGAGCACCTAGATTTGGTTGAGCGAGCCACCGGGGTGAAACCCGCAATCTTGTATGCCACGTTCGTGCCAGCCGCTCTGCTACCAGGTCAAGCCTTAGCGGCTAATCCTAGTCAGCCTCAACCGCGCGACGACGATCAACTGGAACTGATTCTGATTACGGCCAAGGGCAACCCAATTCGCCAGCGCATTCCGGGAGCATCGCGAGCGAAAGTGTTACAGATGGCGCAGCAGTTTCGCGACGACCTGACGGACCCTGCCAACCGTGATACGACGAATTATTTGCCAGCGGCACAGCAACTTTACCAATGGCTCGTTGCCCCTCTGGAGGCCGAGTTGAAAGCCAGAAAAGTGGAGAATATTGCCTTCATCATGGATGAGGGACTGCGATCGCTGCCGATTGCGGCATTGCATACCGGGCAGCAGTTCTTGGTGGAGCAATATAGCTTGGGCATAATGCCAAGCTTGAGCTTGACTGAAACGCTTTACCAGGGCTTGAAGCAGTCCGAAGTGCTAGCGATGGGAGCTTCCGAGTTTCAGGACCAAAAACCGTTGCCTGCGGTGCCTGTGGAGTTGTCAGCGATTCAAGCAGGCTGGGCGGGACAATCGTTCTTAAATGAAGCGTTTACGCTGAGAAACTTGGAGGCGCAACGGCAGAAACAACCGTTTGAAATTATTCACTTGGCGACTCACGCGGAGTTTCAGCCAGGTAGCCCTAGCAACTCTTATATTCAGCTTTGGGATCGGAAACTAAGTCTGACTGATTTGCCTGAGCTGGGTTGGAATGATCCGCCTGTGCAGTTGTTGGTACTGAGTTCTTGTCGGACGGCATTGGGCGATCGCCAAGCAGAGTTAGGGTTTGCGGGGGTAGCGTACCAGGCAGGGGTGAAATCGGTGCTGGCGAGCTTGTGGGCGGTGGATGATGAAGGGACGCTGGCCCTGATGACGGAGTTTTATCAAAAACTGAAGACTGCTCCGATTAAGACGGAAGCGTTACGTCAAGCTCAGTTGGCGATGATTCGCGGTCAGGTTCGAGTAGACCGAGGTAAGTTGGAGAGTGCTAGTGAGAGTGTGACGCTGCCGCCGGAGTTGGCGGAGTTGGGCACGAAGGATCTCTCTAATCCTTACTATTGGTCAGCTTTTACGATGATTGGGAGTCCTTGGTAA
- a CDS encoding EAL domain-containing protein, with the protein MSHWWQPRWWQQANQASARARSQFVPGLPTIAIASLLVTGGLWGIKQLGWLQSLELVTFDQMIRLQPDRGVDPRLLIVAITEADISNRRKWPLPDQVIAQALANLQQHQPSTIGLDIFRDISTAPGQQALAKQLQQSNVFAITYLGNNKSERVSAPPQVPEERIGFNDLLTDPDGVVRRSLMFAADDNEAAFTSFSLQLAVDYLKRSCAPAQTATSQSSQNSQNSQQQSVASAPSPCSNPLEQLTKTEEYQLGKAIFPKLQADSGGYQTIDARGYQFLLRYRSASQPARQVTLQQVLQQQLDPSWVKNKIVLIGTTANSVKDLIYTPYSKVASEQRQMPGVMVHAQAVSQILDAANGDRSLFWFWPQWGEALWIWGWALTGGLLAWRLRHPLALGLASAIAIGSGFGVCCFIVAQVGWVPFVPPALALVMTGGAIVTYRALYASRHDTLTGLPNRTLFLKQLQRDLQRSQANSELGSTPAEACLAVLFLDLDRFKVVNDTMGHQMGDRLLVNATQRVRTCLRSHDLLARVGGDEFAILLRSLRDVHEATAIAEQIQQVMIPPFRLNGQPVFTSVSIGIALSEAEYNYQSEDLLRDAHTALYRAKTSDKGGYEVFASGMHLQVVQRFQLEADLRRGLERQEFQLHYQPIVSLATGRIVGFEALVRWRHPQEGLVFPAAFIPVAEETGLIVALGQWILQEACQQLRHWQDQFPSDPPLMISINLSGCQFAQPDLAARIEKILHTNGLDGHSVKLEITETVAMKDVESTIGLLLQLRSLNLRLSIDDFGTGYSSLSYLHRFPVDTLKVDRSFVSRMSDTSEDATIVQTITMLGHTLGMDVIAEGVETAAQRTKLQALNCEYGQGYLFSKPLDPEGATALLAAQFQPWGTRYLTN; encoded by the coding sequence ATGAGTCACTGGTGGCAACCCCGATGGTGGCAACAGGCGAACCAAGCCAGTGCGAGGGCGCGATCGCAGTTTGTTCCCGGACTGCCCACGATCGCGATCGCTAGCTTGCTAGTGACTGGAGGGCTATGGGGTATCAAGCAATTGGGTTGGTTGCAATCCCTGGAACTTGTAACGTTCGATCAAATGATTCGGCTGCAACCAGATCGTGGCGTTGATCCCCGTTTGTTGATCGTTGCGATTACCGAAGCAGATATTAGCAATCGCCGTAAGTGGCCACTTCCCGATCAGGTAATAGCGCAGGCGCTCGCTAACCTCCAGCAACACCAGCCCAGCACCATCGGGTTAGACATTTTTCGCGATATTTCTACGGCTCCGGGGCAGCAGGCTTTGGCAAAGCAGTTGCAACAATCTAATGTGTTTGCCATTACCTATCTGGGGAACAACAAAAGCGAGCGAGTATCAGCGCCGCCTCAAGTACCAGAAGAGCGCATTGGTTTTAACGATCTCCTGACCGATCCAGATGGAGTGGTGCGCCGGAGCTTGATGTTTGCGGCTGACGACAATGAGGCTGCTTTCACCTCATTCTCGCTCCAACTCGCTGTCGATTATCTCAAGCGCAGTTGTGCTCCAGCTCAAACTGCAACGAGCCAAAGCAGCCAGAATAGCCAGAACAGCCAACAACAATCTGTGGCGTCAGCTCCCAGCCCTTGCTCTAACCCACTCGAACAATTGACCAAGACAGAAGAATATCAGCTAGGTAAAGCGATTTTTCCCAAGTTGCAAGCAGATTCAGGTGGCTACCAAACGATTGATGCCCGTGGCTACCAATTCTTGCTGCGTTATCGTTCGGCTAGCCAACCCGCTCGGCAAGTCACTTTACAACAAGTGTTGCAGCAGCAGCTAGATCCCAGTTGGGTCAAAAACAAAATTGTTTTGATCGGGACGACTGCTAACAGCGTCAAAGATTTGATTTACACCCCTTATAGCAAAGTGGCGAGTGAACAGCGGCAGATGCCAGGGGTGATGGTTCACGCGCAAGCCGTCAGCCAAATTCTCGATGCTGCCAATGGCGATCGCTCACTGTTTTGGTTTTGGCCTCAGTGGGGGGAGGCGCTGTGGATTTGGGGTTGGGCGCTGACAGGAGGGCTTTTAGCGTGGCGTTTGCGGCACCCGTTAGCTTTGGGGTTGGCGAGTGCGATCGCCATTGGCAGCGGTTTTGGCGTTTGCTGTTTCATTGTGGCGCAAGTCGGTTGGGTGCCTTTTGTGCCACCTGCCTTGGCTTTAGTCATGACTGGAGGCGCGATCGTGACTTATCGGGCGCTCTACGCCAGCCGACACGATACCCTCACAGGGTTGCCCAACCGCACACTGTTTCTCAAACAGTTGCAGCGAGATTTGCAACGCAGTCAAGCCAACTCTGAACTTGGGTCTACCCCAGCAGAAGCCTGCTTAGCGGTTCTGTTTTTAGATTTGGATCGCTTCAAGGTGGTGAACGACACTATGGGACACCAGATGGGCGATCGCTTACTGGTGAATGCGACTCAACGAGTGCGAACTTGCCTGCGATCGCACGATCTATTGGCCCGCGTAGGCGGAGATGAGTTTGCCATCTTGCTCAGATCTCTGCGAGATGTGCATGAAGCGACCGCGATCGCCGAGCAGATTCAGCAGGTGATGATACCTCCTTTCCGATTGAACGGTCAGCCCGTCTTCACCAGCGTCAGCATTGGGATTGCCTTGAGCGAAGCGGAATACAACTATCAATCAGAAGACCTGCTACGGGATGCTCACACTGCTCTCTACCGAGCCAAAACTTCCGATAAAGGCGGCTACGAAGTGTTTGCCAGTGGGATGCACCTACAAGTGGTGCAACGGTTTCAGCTAGAAGCAGATTTGCGTCGTGGTTTGGAGCGGCAAGAGTTTCAGTTGCACTATCAACCGATCGTATCGCTCGCAACAGGCAGGATTGTTGGGTTTGAAGCGCTGGTTCGGTGGCGACATCCTCAGGAAGGGTTGGTGTTTCCAGCCGCGTTCATTCCCGTTGCCGAAGAAACTGGGTTAATTGTGGCCTTAGGACAGTGGATTTTGCAAGAAGCCTGCCAACAGTTACGCCACTGGCAAGATCAATTTCCCAGCGATCCTCCCTTGATGATCAGCATTAACCTCTCTGGGTGCCAGTTCGCTCAACCTGATTTAGCGGCTCGGATTGAAAAAATCTTGCATACAAATGGCTTGGATGGGCACAGCGTCAAGCTGGAGATTACCGAAACAGTAGCCATGAAGGATGTGGAATCAACCATTGGGCTACTGCTGCAACTCAGGTCGTTGAATCTACGCCTGAGCATTGACGATTTTGGTACGGGCTATTCTTCACTCAGCTATTTGCACCGATTCCCCGTGGACACCCTCAAAGTAGACCGCTCTTTTGTGAGTCGGATGAGTGATACCAGCGAAGATGCCACCATTGTTCAAACCATTACGATGCTGGGGCATACCTTGGGGATGGATGTGATTGCCGAAGGTGTGGAAACCGCTGCTCAGCGCACTAAGTTGCAAGCCTTGAACTGCGAGTATGGTCAGGGCTATTTGTTCTCCAAACCCCTAGATCCTGAAGGAGCTACCGCCCTCTTAGCCGCCCAGTTTCAACCTTGGGGCACTCGTTACCTCACTAACTAG